A region from the Brassica napus cultivar Da-Ae chromosome C8, Da-Ae, whole genome shotgun sequence genome encodes:
- the LOC106414937 gene encoding cytochrome P450 72C1 gives MIEIITVKNVFLIGFLVLILNWVCRAVNWVWLRPKRLEIYLKKQGFSGNSYRILMGDMRESNQMDQVAHSLPLPLTADFVPRMMPFIHHTVLNHGKKCFTWYGPYPNVIVMDPETLREIMSRHELFPKPKIGSHSHVFLSGLLNHEGPEWSKHRSILNPAFRIDNLKSILPAFNSSCKEMLEEWDKLASAKGTVELDSWTYCHDLTRNMLARASFGDSYKDGIKIFEIQQEQIDLGLQAIRSVYIPGSKYLPTKFNKRLRETERDMRAMFKDMIETKEKEIKRGRATDKNSDLLCSMLDSNTKQVKEQGPDSGLSLDDLIDDCKAFYLAGQNVTSSLFLWTLVALSQHQDWQNKARDEISKAFGNNEPDFEGLSHLKVVSMILHEVLRLYSPAYFTCRITKQEVKLERFSLPQGVVITIPMLLVHHDPDLWGEDVKQFKPERFVNGVASATKGRLSFLPFSSGPRTCIGQNFSMLQAKLFVATVLQRFSVKLSPSYTHAPFPAATTFPQHGAHLIIRKV, from the exons atgattGAGATAATTACAGTAAAAAATGTGTTCTTGATCGGGTTTTTGGTCTTGATACTGAATTGGGTATGTAGAGCTGTGAACTGGGTTTGGTTAAGGCCAAAGAGGTTGGAGATATATCTGAAGAAACAAGGATTTTCTGGGAATTCTTACAGAATTTTGATGGGAGACATGAGAGAGAGTAATCAGATGGATCAAGTTGCTcactctcttcctcttcctctcacAGCTGATTTTGTCCCTCGCATGATGCCTTTTATCCATCACACTGTTCTAAATCATG GGAAGAAGTGTTTCACATGGTACGGACCGTACCCGAACGTGATAGTAATGGATCCAGAGACACTACGGGAGATAATGTCAAGACACGAACTCTTTCCAAAACCAAAGATTGGATCACATAGTCATGTTTTCCTCAGTGGTCTTCTCAATCACGAAGGTCCTGAATGGTCCAAACATCGAAGCATTCTTAATCCTGCTTTTCGTATCGACAATTTAAAG AGTATCCTTCCAGCATTCAACTCGAGTTGCAAAGAGATGCTAGAAGAATGGGATAAACTAGCTTCAGCAAAAGGAACAGTAGAACTTGATTCATGGACTTACTGTCATGACTTAACAAGAAACATGCTTGCTCGTGCTTCTTTTGGTGATTCCTACAAAGATGGCATCAAGATCTTCGAAATCCAACAAGAACAGATCGATCTTGGTCTCCAAGCTATTCGTTCTGTCTACATTCCTGGATCAAA ATATTTGCCAACAAAGTTCAACAAGAGGTTGAGAGAAACTGAAAGGGACATGAGGGCTATGTTTAAAGATATgattgaaacaaaagagaaggaGATAAAAAGAGGAAGAGCTACTGACAAAAACAGCGACTTGTTGTGCTCCATGTTAGACTCAAATACAAagcaagtaaaagaacaaggaCCAGATTCAGGGCTTAGTCTCGATGATCTGATAGATGACTGCAAGGCTTTCTATCTAGCTGGTCAAAACGTGACTTCTTCATTGTTTCTTTGGACTCTTGTTGCTCTAAGCCAACACCAAGACTGGCAAAACAAAGCAAGAGACGAGATCTCTAAGGCGTTTGGTAACAATGAGCCAGATTTTGAAGGGTTAAGCCACTTGAAAGTT GTATCAATGATCCTGCATGAAGTGCTTAGACTCTATTCACCAGCTTACTTCACATGCCGGATAACTAAACAAGAAGTGAAGCTAGAGAGATTCTCTTTACCCCAAGGAGTTGTGATTACAATACCAATGCTATTGGTGCACCATGACCCTGATCTTTGGGGAGAGGATGTGAAACAGTTTAAGCCGGAGAGATTCGTCAATGGAGTTGCAAGTGCAACCAAAGGAAGACTCTCTTTCTTGCCGTTTAGCTCTGGACCTCGGACTTGTATTGGTCAAAACTTCTCCATGTTGCAAGCTAAGCTCTTTGTGGCAACGGTTCTTCAACGGTTTAGTGTAAAGCTCTCTCCATCGTATACTCATGCTCCTTTCCCAGCTGCAACGACGTTCCCACAACATGGAGCTCATCTGATCATTCGAAAAGTTTAA
- the LOC106413928 gene encoding protein SRG1: protein MESKESAQWSSIVVPSVQEMVKEKMVTTVPPRYVRPDQDKTEVTDRSGLNTEIPIIDMKRLCSSTTMDSEVEKLDFACKEWGFFQLVNHGIDPSFLDKIKLEIQGFFNLPMEEKKKFWQQPNEIEGFGQAFVVSEDQKLDWADMFYHIVQPIEARKPHLFPKLPLPFRDTLETYSTEVQSIAKILIAKMARALEVKPEEMLKLFDDVDSVQMMRMNYYPPCPQPDKVIGLSPHSDSVGLTILLQVNEVEGLQIKKDGKWVPVKPLPNAFIVNIGDVIEIITNGTYRSIEHRGVVNSEKERLSIATFHNPGLYKEVGPAQSLVERQKVRKFKSLTMKEYMDGLFSRTLDGKAYLDALKI, encoded by the exons ATGGAATCAAAAGAATCAGCTCAGTGGAGCTCGATTGTAGTTCCTTCTGTTCAGGAGATGGTTAAGgagaagatggtcacgaccgttCCTCCCAGGTATGTTCGGCCTGATCAAGACAAGACTGAAGTCACCGATCGTTCTGGTCTAAATACCGAGATCCCAATCATTGACATGAAGCGGTTATGTTCCTCAACAACCatggactctgaggttgagaaGCTCGACTTTGCTTGCAAGGAATGGGGATTTTTCCAG CTTGTAAACCATGGAATAGACCCAAGTTTCTTGGACAAAATAAAGTTGGAGATTCAAGGTTTCTTCAATCTTCCCatggaagaaaagaagaagttcTGGCAGCAACCAAATGAGATCGAAGGTTTCGGACAAGCTTTTGTGGTTTCAGAAGATCAGAAGCTCGATTGGGCAGATATGTTCTACCATATTGTGCAACCTATTGAAGCACGCAAGCCTCACTTGTTCCCCAAGCTACCTCTTCCTtttag AGACACACTGGAGACGTATTCGACTGAAGTGCAGAGCATAGCTAAGATCTTAATAGCAAAAATGGCAAGAGCCCTAGAGGTCAAACCAGAGGAAATGTTAAAGTTGTTTGATGATGTTGATTCGGTCCAGATGATGAGGATGAACTACTACCCACCGTGTCCACAACCTGATAAGGTTATCGGACTATCTCCTCATTCAGATTCAGTCGGACTCACCATACTGTTGCAGGTTAATGAAGTTGAAGGTCTCCAAATCAAGAAAGATGGGAAATGGGTTCCTGTTAAACCTCTCCCAAATGCTTTCATTGTCAACATAGGAGACGTCATAGAG ATCATAACAAATGGGACATATAGAAGCATCGAGCATCGAGGAGTTGTGAACTCAGAGAAAGAGAGGCTCTCTATTGCGACGTTTCACAACCCTGGACTGTATAAAGAAGTTGGTCCAGCACAAAGCCTCGTTGAAAGGCAGAAGGTTAGAAAATTCAAAAGTCTGACCATGAAAGAGTATATGGATGGCTTGTTCTCTCGTACACTCGACGGAAAAGCTTATCTCGAtgctttgaaaatataa